The proteins below come from a single Streptomyces sp. B3I8 genomic window:
- a CDS encoding SDR family NAD(P)-dependent oxidoreductase, with translation MHTCTNALLPALREAGAGSAIVNISSGSAILPGPPMAHHAAAKAALDNYGKALAAGLAPAGIRVTVIMPGNVLTPGADEVRQSFDDAMGVELAAVTADIPPGAPETLATSPKPSPTSSRTERSGSPGQA, from the coding sequence CTGCACACCTGCACCAACGCGCTGCTGCCGGCACTGCGCGAGGCCGGGGCGGGCAGCGCGATCGTCAACATCTCCTCCGGCTCGGCGATCCTGCCAGGCCCGCCCATGGCTCACCACGCCGCGGCCAAGGCCGCACTCGACAACTACGGCAAGGCGCTCGCCGCCGGGCTCGCGCCCGCCGGGATCCGCGTCACCGTGATCATGCCCGGCAATGTGCTCACTCCGGGCGCCGACGAGGTCCGCCAGAGCTTCGACGACGCGATGGGCGTCGAACTCGCCGCGGTCACCGCGGACATCCCGCCGGGAGCCCCGGAGACCCTCGCGACATCGCCGAAGCCGTCGCCCACCTCGTCCCGGACCGAGCGCAGTGGATCACCGGGGCAAGCCTGA
- a CDS encoding ATP-binding protein, whose protein sequence is MPVPARPRPPRSEPGGRAPAAVVPAVLAGTAAGAAAVAVAAPDAARAWAAGTAAVAWLCVAALTVAFSVRLRRFSRLARSRSDELERTKKDWMRHGAETDQLAGTTLGSVVRQLKDGASAEQALAGVPAPGDPYLRRLLQVFAGEVGAAVREAAGARAELDGARRELERWDTELQHLTREILPAAVALLREGSSAETVLAQLARPSKTSLRAPAETFVRELAHSERRSAAAQAASAKALSRVQAKTVSMLADLREMQDRHGADVFGDLLRLDHSTSQLGLMTDRLALLMGGRSSRVWNKPIVMESILRGAVGRIAAYRRVRLHNSSRAALAGFAAEGVMHLLAELMDNAANFSPPIDEVHVYVEERSAGLVVTIEDSGLKMSDAAMRRAQESVSGQVTDLAALQGTRLGLGVVGRLAAKYGISVSYRPSSRGGTGVVVLLPPQLVAQQREPAAAGLPGSTAQVPAAAAPSASPAPAVSGSGEVPQEGQMFAPADVAPRGDRVPPPGVPARGRGTATPNGLPVRAPGHTMAAAERGRPQPGTGSAPPPSDAAGPARNAGSRFGAYHHGRRAGGSTPGAAPGRSGPQTGPGPDAVPDPGPGSGPGSGTDPGADA, encoded by the coding sequence ATGCCAGTGCCAGCTCGCCCCCGCCCGCCCCGATCCGAGCCGGGCGGGCGTGCGCCCGCGGCCGTGGTCCCCGCGGTGCTGGCCGGGACGGCCGCGGGTGCCGCGGCGGTGGCCGTCGCCGCCCCGGACGCGGCCCGTGCCTGGGCCGCCGGCACGGCGGCCGTGGCCTGGCTGTGCGTGGCGGCCCTCACCGTCGCCTTCTCCGTGCGGCTGCGCAGGTTCTCCCGCCTGGCCCGGTCCCGCAGCGACGAGCTGGAGAGGACCAAGAAGGACTGGATGCGGCACGGGGCCGAGACGGACCAGCTGGCCGGCACGACTCTGGGCTCGGTCGTGCGGCAGCTGAAGGACGGAGCCAGTGCGGAGCAGGCCCTGGCCGGTGTCCCCGCCCCTGGCGACCCCTATCTGCGGCGCCTGCTGCAGGTGTTCGCCGGTGAAGTCGGCGCGGCGGTGCGGGAGGCGGCCGGGGCGCGTGCGGAACTGGACGGGGCCCGGCGTGAGCTGGAGCGGTGGGACACCGAACTCCAGCACCTCACCCGGGAGATCCTGCCCGCGGCGGTGGCCCTCCTGCGCGAGGGCAGCTCGGCCGAGACCGTTCTCGCCCAGCTCGCCCGGCCGTCGAAGACGTCGCTGCGTGCTCCCGCCGAAACGTTCGTCCGGGAACTCGCCCACAGCGAACGCCGCTCGGCCGCCGCGCAGGCGGCGTCGGCGAAGGCACTCAGCCGGGTACAGGCCAAGACCGTCAGCATGCTCGCCGACCTGCGGGAGATGCAGGACCGGCACGGCGCGGACGTCTTCGGCGACCTGCTGCGCCTGGACCACAGCACCTCCCAGCTCGGTCTCATGACCGACCGGCTGGCGCTGCTGATGGGCGGGCGGTCCAGCCGGGTCTGGAACAAGCCGATCGTCATGGAGAGCATCCTGCGCGGCGCGGTGGGCCGCATCGCCGCCTACCGCCGGGTACGGCTGCACAACTCCAGCCGTGCCGCCCTGGCCGGTTTCGCGGCCGAGGGCGTGATGCACCTGCTGGCCGAACTCATGGACAACGCCGCCAACTTCTCGCCGCCCATCGACGAGGTCCATGTGTATGTGGAGGAGCGCAGCGCCGGCCTCGTGGTGACCATCGAGGACAGCGGGCTGAAGATGTCCGACGCCGCCATGCGCCGCGCGCAGGAGTCGGTCTCGGGCCAGGTCACCGACCTCGCCGCGCTCCAGGGCACGCGCCTCGGGCTCGGCGTCGTGGGACGGCTCGCCGCCAAGTACGGCATCAGTGTCAGCTACCGGCCGTCCTCGCGCGGCGGTACCGGCGTCGTCGTCCTGCTGCCGCCCCAGCTGGTGGCCCAGCAGCGGGAACCGGCCGCCGCCGGCCTCCCGGGCAGCACCGCACAGGTCCCGGCCGCTGCCGCACCCTCCGCGTCCCCCGCGCCGGCGGTGTCCGGCAGCGGGGAGGTCCCGCAGGAGGGGCAGATGTTCGCGCCGGCCGACGTCGCCCCGCGCGGGGACCGGGTGCCGCCGCCCGGCGTCCCGGCCCGCGGACGGGGGACCGCCACGCCGAACGGGCTGCCGGTCCGGGCTCCGGGACACACCATGGCCGCCGCGGAACGCGGACGGCCGCAGCCGGGCACCGGATCGGCCCCGCCCCCGTCCGACGCCGCCGGACCGGCCCGCAACGCGGGCAGCCGGTTCGGCGCCTACCACCACGGCCGCCGCGCGGGAGGCAGCACTCCCGGCGCGGCCCCCGGCCGCTCAGGGCCCCAAACGGGCCCCGGACCTGATGCCGTCCCGGATCCCGGACCGGGATCCGGACCGGGATCCGGGACGGATCCCGGGGCCGACGCCTAG
- a CDS encoding roadblock/LC7 domain-containing protein: METTDNSLTWLLSNLLEHTPGTRHALVLSRDGLKLCWTEHLTLDQADQLAAICSGIQALAQGASVEFGDGSGGVRHSMTEFHGGLLFIVEAGLGAHLAVIAREDADPGVVGHRMSELVEQIGEHLRAEPRTPAGGSAPA, encoded by the coding sequence ATGGAGACCACCGACAACAGCCTCACCTGGCTCCTGAGCAACCTTCTGGAGCACACGCCGGGCACCCGCCACGCCCTGGTCCTGTCCCGGGACGGCCTGAAACTGTGCTGGACCGAACACCTCACCCTGGACCAGGCCGACCAGCTGGCGGCCATCTGCTCCGGGATCCAGGCCCTCGCGCAGGGCGCGTCCGTGGAATTCGGCGACGGCTCGGGAGGCGTACGGCACTCCATGACCGAGTTCCACGGCGGACTGCTGTTCATCGTGGAGGCGGGCCTGGGCGCACACCTCGCGGTGATCGCCCGGGAAGACGCCGACCCGGGCGTGGTGGGCCACCGGATGAGCGAACTCGTCGAGCAGATCGGCGAGCACCTGCGGGCCGAGCCCCGCACACCCGCCGGCGGGAGCGCCCCCGCGTGA
- a CDS encoding DUF742 domain-containing protein, translated as MSRKPVDVGDPDRLYTVTGGRSEADEAFDLVTLIVSECEPAPGMQSEHVRILELCRHPTALVEISAELRLPVTVVRILLGDLHALGKVTARHPRTARSAADLPETAMLQEVLHGLRNL; from the coding sequence GTGAGCCGCAAACCCGTGGACGTCGGCGACCCGGACCGGCTCTACACGGTGACAGGCGGGCGCAGCGAGGCCGACGAAGCGTTCGACCTCGTGACCCTGATCGTCAGCGAGTGCGAACCGGCCCCGGGCATGCAGTCCGAACACGTGCGGATCCTGGAACTGTGCCGGCATCCCACCGCGCTCGTGGAGATCTCGGCCGAACTCAGGCTGCCCGTCACGGTCGTACGTATCCTGCTGGGCGATCTCCATGCCCTGGGCAAGGTGACAGCCCGCCACCCCCGCACCGCGAGGTCCGCAGCGGACCTCCCCGAAACCGCCATGCTCCAGGAGGTGCTCCATGGGCTCCGCAACCTCTGA
- a CDS encoding ATP/GTP-binding protein, translating into MGSATSELPSQRTPLTDAAETGLKIVVVGGFGVGKTTLVRSVSEIRPLNTEEVMTQAGQDVDRTAGVEGKTTTTVAFDFGRISLNQRMVLYLFGAPGQERFWFLWDRLFAGTLGAVVLVDTRRMTDSWYAIDRLEHHKTPFVVAVNRFDGDESRFSLEEIRQALALGDHVPMVDCDARVRSSGKEVLITLVDHLHSLALTREKTS; encoded by the coding sequence ATGGGCTCCGCAACCTCTGAGCTGCCGTCCCAGCGCACGCCGCTGACCGACGCGGCCGAGACCGGCCTGAAGATCGTCGTCGTGGGCGGCTTCGGTGTGGGCAAGACGACGCTGGTCCGCTCCGTCAGCGAGATCCGGCCGCTGAACACCGAGGAGGTGATGACGCAGGCCGGGCAGGACGTCGACCGGACCGCCGGCGTGGAGGGCAAGACGACGACGACCGTCGCCTTCGACTTCGGGCGCATCAGCCTGAACCAGCGGATGGTGCTCTACCTGTTCGGCGCACCGGGCCAGGAACGTTTCTGGTTCCTGTGGGACCGGCTCTTCGCCGGCACCCTGGGCGCGGTGGTCCTCGTGGACACACGGCGCATGACGGACTCCTGGTACGCCATCGACCGGCTCGAACACCACAAGACACCGTTCGTCGTGGCCGTCAACCGGTTCGACGGCGACGAGAGCCGTTTCTCGCTCGAGGAGATCCGCCAGGCCCTGGCACTGGGCGACCACGTGCCGATGGTCGACTGCGACGCGCGGGTCAGATCATCGGGCAAGGAAGTCCTGATCACTCTCGTGGACCACCTCCACTCGCTGGCACTGACCCGGGAGAAGACCTCGTGA